One window from the genome of Esox lucius isolate fEsoLuc1 chromosome 23, fEsoLuc1.pri, whole genome shotgun sequence encodes:
- the LOC105020229 gene encoding carcinoembryonic antigen-related cell adhesion molecule 5, with the protein MKETHSCNLLLLLLHLAGLLGSAVTNAGGSNGISVLLDPVIVGPDFVTVGVPCSFECVAQCFPSCNYTMGKDGQVEPGNNLFFTVVQWKETLTITCTARNTSGVSSTVEKILQVLEGPNNVTIIGPDLMTQGYSESFQCHAKCHPSCNYTWTVDQSLVGNGGNITINSSDFAFPVKLDCQAENSVSGLYAMASRTIPVILGPSEAEIIGPDVVVVGVRSEFQCSAKCTPSCDYFWIYEGRLVNGSKMEMTANRHVKSEMITCRVENTVSAHSEVVRRTIRVEEKSNATKVTQIMSLFLFALTITLASVISP; encoded by the exons ATGAAAGAAACTCACTCTTGCAacttgcttctgctgctactgCACCTGGCAG GACTTTTAGGATCAGCTGTAACGAATGCTGGAGGTAGTAACGGTATCT CTGTTCTCTTGGACCCAGTCATTGTTGGACCAGACTTTGTGACGGTGGGTGTGCCTTGCAGTTTTGAGTGTGTTGCCCAGTGCTTTCCCTCCTGTAACTACACCATGGGTAAAGACGGGCAGGTTGAACCTGGAAACAATCTGTTCTTCACGGTTGTTCAATGGAAGGAGACACTAACAATTACCTGCACTGCAAGAAATACATCTGGGGTGTCCTCCACTGTTGAAAAGATCCTACAGGTTTTAg AGGGACCAAACAACGTAACTATCATTGGCCCTGACCTGATGACCCAAGGGTACTCTGAGAGCTTCCAGTGTCACGCCAAATGTCATCCCTCCTGCAACTACACCTGGACAGTGGACCAATCACTTGTGGGAAATGGGGGCAATATTACTATAAATTCCTCAGATTTTGCATTCCCTGTGAAACTGGACTGCCAGGCAGAAAACAGTGTGTCTGGTCTATACGCTATGGCAAGCAGAACCATCCCTGTGATAT TGGGTCCATCAGAGGCTGAAATCATTGGTCCAGACGTCGTTGTCGTCGGCGTCAGGTCTGAATTTCAGTGCTCTGCCAAATGCACTCCCAGCTGTGACTACTTCTGGATCTATGAAGGTCGGCTTGTCAATGGCAGCAAGATGGAGATGACGGCCAACAGACACGTGAAGTCAGAGATGATTACATGCAGGGTTGAAAATACGGTCTCAGCTCATTCTGAAGTGGTCCGCAGGACCATAAGGGTGGAAG AAAAGTCCAATGCCACAAAGGTGACACAGATTATGTCCCTGTTCCTGTTTGCCCTAACAATCACACTTGCCAGTGTAATCTCACCATGA
- the rpap3 gene encoding RNA polymerase II-associated protein 3, whose amino-acid sequence MSGNKAIELQLQMRQNAEDLHNFMKDLDSWETDIKKKDEELRNGIVSKSPKILPPVRNKDYKKKREKKKALDKNAKTESKPASRIKSYDYQSWDKFDVDTALESMDKEDSAAESNDSESEEAGVPATDRDKALAEKEKGNRLFKEGKYDNAIECYTRGMDADPYNPILPTNRAACFFRLKKFAVAEADCNLSIALDCNYFKAFSRRGACRFALQNYVSALEDYEMVLKLDPGNVEAQNEVKKCKEAIAKLGGEAESPDTAVVDLKQQQLMEEQRKKQEAVVQKDRGNAYFKEGKYEAAVDCYSKGMEADSTNVLLPANRAMAYLKLLRFKEAEEDCSKAIALDGTYTKAFARRGTARSGLGLLKEAKEDFEEVLKLEPGNKQALNELKKITSAMATRGLLATEKQSQRRTVEPINKPPHLRSTKPLRRVEIGEVGGQDPVQEEVGGQDLVQEEQSVVFTSTTATVSRAQKTASITEINSDVQGEASPPPSAKILKIAEISHVAGGEGDAVRAPTRKHEQATVSKPAELPVTTSTTEPEAMPPAPTNSFQLEADFRNFRNNPEAMYKYLKQIKPQAYAKIFQSSLEPDILNQILRTLQTFYIKNEEPSVILEILRSLASVRRFHMAIMFMSNPEKKVLLELFDCLHQAGLKDASVGALQKMYGV is encoded by the exons ATGTCTGGAAACAAAGCCATTGAACTCCAGCTGCAAATGCGACAAAATGCAGAAGACCTGCATAACTTCATGAAAGATCTTGACAGTTGGGAGACTGACATAAAGAAGAAGGACGAGGAACTAAGAAACGGGATTGTCAGCAAATCTCCA AAAATCCTCCCACCAGTGCGAAACAAGGACTACaaaaagaagagggagaaaaagaaggCATTAGACAAAAATGCAAAGACTGAATCCAAGCCAGCATCCAGAATAAAGTCTTATGATTATCAGTCGTGGGATAAATTTGATGTG GACACAGCTTTGGAGTCCATGGATAAAGAGGACAGTGCTGCTGAGTCAAATGACTCTGAATCAGAGGAAGCTGGAGTCCCTGCTACTGACCGAGACAAAGCCCTTGCTGAGAAGGAGAAA gGTAATCGGCTGTTTAAAGAAGGGAAGTATGATAATGCCATTGAATGTTACACCAGGGGAATGGACGCAGACCCTTACAACCCAATTCTGCCAACAAACAGAGCAGCTTGCTTCTTCAGACTAAAGAA GTTCGCTGTTGCTGAAGCTGACTGCAACTTATCAATTGCTCTGGACTGTAACTATTTCAAAGCTTTTTCAAGACGAGGGGCGTGTCGATTTGCCCTGCAAAATTATGTATCAGCCCTAGAAG ATTATGAAATGGTTCTCAAGCTGGATCCTGGGAACGTGGAGGCACAGAATGAAGTGAAGAAATGTAAAGAG GCCATTGCTAAATTGGGTGGAGAAGCAGAAAGCCCAGACACTGCTGTTGTGGACCTAAAGCAGCAGCAGCTGATGGAGGAACAGAGGAAAAAACAGGAGGCAGTGGTGCAGAAAGACCGG GGGAACGCATATTTTAAAGAAGGGAAATATGAGGCAGCCGTGGACTGCTACAGTAAGGGCATGGAAGCGGACAGCACCAATGTCTTGTTGCCGGCCAACCGGGCCATGGCTTACTTAAAGCTACTGAG ATTTAAAGAGGCCGAGGAGGACTGCAGTAAAGCCATAGCCCTGGATGGGACCTACACAAAGGCGTTTGCCCGCAGAGGGACGGCCAGGAGCGGACTGGGACTTTTGAAAGAAGCTAAAGAAG attttgAGGAGGTCCTGAAACTGGAACCAGGAAACAAACAAGCATTAAATGAGCTGAAGAAGATCACCAGT GCCATGGCCACCAGGGGTCTGCTGGCGACAGAGAAGCAGTCACAGCGGAGGACAGTAGAGCCTATCAACAAACCACCTCATCTGCGGTCAACC AAGCCATTGAGGAGAGTGGAAATTGGGGAGGTGGGTGGGCAGGACCCGGTCCAGGAGGAGGTGGGTGGGCAGGACCTGGTCCAGGAGGAGCAGTCTGTTGTGTTCACTTCAACCACTGCCACTGTCAGTAGGGCCCAGAAGACGGCTTCCATTACAGAAATCAACAGTGATGTCCAGGGTGAGGCATCGCCGCCCCCTAGTGCTAAGATCCTGAAAATTGCAGAGATTTCCCACGTCGC AGGTGGGGAAGGAGATGCTGTCAGAGCACCGACCAGGAAGCATGAACAGGCCACCGTCAGCAAACCAGCAGAACTACCAGTTACAACCTCCACAACAGAGCCCGAGGCCATGCCCCCTGCCCCCACTAACAGCTTCCAACTAGAGGCGGACTTCAGGAACTTTAGAAATAACCCTGAAGCCATGTACAAGTATTTGAAG CAAATCAAGCCTCAGGCGTATGCCAAGATCTTCCAGAGCTCTCTTGAACCAGACATACTCAATCAGATTCTAAGGACATTACAAACGTTCTACATCAA GAACGAAGAACCCTCTGTCATACTGGAAATCCTCAGGAGTCTGGCCAGTGTGAGGCGGTTCCACATGGCCATCATGTTCATGTCCAACCCAGAGAAGAAAG TCCTACTAGAATTGTTTGACTGTCTTCACCAAGCTGGACTTAAAGACGCTTCAGTTGGAGCCCTGCAAAAGATGTATGGAGTGTGA
- the atp23 gene encoding mitochondrial inner membrane protease ATP23 homolog: protein MDQTKQQEEDYGYNLFPERTSGKVKKGSIAQSLFTFNHKCQVMLQFAIETSPYAKLLLGAMKSSGCTVNKDRHFSCEDCDGTVSGGFDATSSQIVLCQNNIHQQSHMNRVVTHELIHAFDHCRAHVDWFNNFKHLACSEIRAANLSGDCSFQNEVSRFNFGLKKHHQACVRGRALRSILAVRKVSPEEAEKVVDEVFDTCFNDHAPFGRIPHDKEDAKFAYREFESRGRYYANL, encoded by the exons ATGGATCAAACTAAACAGCAAGAAGAGGACTATGGATATAACCTATTTCCGGAGAGGACTTCGGGAAAGGTTAAAAAAGGATCGATTGCACAAAGCTTGTTCACGTTCAATCACAAATGTCAGGTCATGCTCCAATTCGCAATAGAAACGA GTCCATATGCAAAACTACTCCTTGGAGCCATGAAAAGCTCAGGCTG TACAGTGaataaagacagacatttctcctGTGAAGACTGTGATGGGACTGTCAGTGGCGGTTTTGACGCAACATCATCCCAA ATTGTTTTATGTCAGAACAATATTCACCAGCAGTCCCACATGAATCGAGTTGTAACACATGAACTCATCCATGCCTTTGACCACTGCCGGGCTCACGTTGATTGGTTCAACAACTTCAAACACTTGGCCTGCTCAGAG ATTCGAGCAGCCAATCTCAGCGGGGATTGCTCCTTCCAGAATGAAGTATCAAGGTTCAACTTTGGCCTCAAGAAGCACCATCAG GCATGTGTTCGGGGACGTGCCCTGCGCTCTATCCTGGCCGTAAGGAAGGTCAGCCCAGAGGAGGCGGAGAAAGTTGTAGACGAGGTTTTTGACACCTGCTTCAATGACCACGCCCCCTTTGGCCGAATCCCACATGACAAGGAGGACGCCAAGTTTGCCTACAGAGAGTTTGAAAGCCGCGGACGGTATTATGCAAACCTTTAA